A genomic segment from Amphiprion ocellaris isolate individual 3 ecotype Okinawa chromosome 17, ASM2253959v1, whole genome shotgun sequence encodes:
- the nfkbil1 gene encoding NF-kappa-B inhibitor-like protein 1, with translation MVSRKQTRVWKYVEEGSLLKLKSYLRKHRDLDVNFSQGKRQRSPLQLACCLGDDAVLRLLLKHGADVLQRDRRGDTALHTAANRALKHGKTAYDDLVVPLKKHCPEALNAANTAGVTPQDLLNWRKHSETADNMSHAAKRDPEEEWMEKLFGECEDEFCETFGVYDDDDFLPVDDDEEDFGDWADRIRREYFDKKHAEAQRLAASSSGWKKRKQEREQEEQSRKELHEKLQREHEEYLARAARKEEETRRGKKRQYDERCAATFHSGSSAGASKLSYGDIPWPAPRGTVQEMVDVMLHGVDRKDVPAFRKVVLKQQALWHPDKFAQRCGSRLEEKDKQRILDTVTALSQELNRLVQSLRT, from the exons ATGGTGTCCCGAAAACAGACTCGGGTGTGGAAGTACGTGGAGGAGGGAAGTCTACTGAAGCTGAAGTCGTACCTGCGGAAGCACCGGGACCTGGACGTCAACTTCTCCCAGGGAAAGAGGCAGAGGAGCCCGCTGCAGCTTGCCTGCTGCCTGGGAGACGACGCCGTGCTGCGGCTGCTGCTCAAACACGGAGCCGATGTTCTCCAGAGGGACCGGAGAGGAGACACGGCGCTGCACACCGCCGCTAACAGGGCTCTAAAACACGGGAAAACAG CGTATGATGACCTGGTCGTGCCTCTGAAAAAACACTGCCCAGAAGCTTTGAATGCTGCAAACACAGCTGGAGTCACACCTCAAGACCTGCTGAACTGGAGGAAACATTCAGAG ACTGCAGACAACATGAGCCATGCAGCTAAAAGAGACCCTGAGGAGGAGTGGATGGAGAAGCTGTTTGGTGAATGCGAGGACGAATTCTGTGAAACTTTTGGAGTATATGACG ATGATGATTTTCTTCCTGTCGATGACGACGAGGAAGACTTCGGGGACTGGGCCGATCGCATCAGGAGAGAATACTTCgataaaaaacatgcagaagcTCAAAGACTGGCAGCGTCGTCTTCTGGATGGAAGAAGAGGAAACAGGAGAGAGAACAAgaggagcagagcaggaaggagcTTCATGAGAAGCTGCAGAGGGAACATGAAGAGTATCTGGCTCGAGCGGCTCGTAAAGAGGAAGAGACCCGACGGGGAAAGAAGCGGCAGTATGACGAGAGGTGCGCCGCTACGTTTCACAGCGGTTCCTCTGCAGGCGCCTCGAAGCTGAGCTACGGCGACATCCCCTGGCCGGCTCCGAGAGGGACGGTCCAGGAGATGGTGGATGTGATGCTGCACGGCGTGGACCGGAAGGATGTGCCGGCATTTCGTAAAGTCGTCCTGAAGCAACAGGCGCTGTGGCATCCGGATAAATTTGCTCAGAGGTGTGGAAGTCGGTTGGAGGAGAAAGACAAGCAGCGGATTCTAGATACAGTCACGGCTCTGTCACAGGAGCTCAACAGACTAGTTCAGAGTCTGAGGACTTAG